The following coding sequences are from one Culex quinquefasciatus strain JHB chromosome 1, VPISU_Cqui_1.0_pri_paternal, whole genome shotgun sequence window:
- the LOC6041276 gene encoding amidophosphoribosyltransferase, giving the protein MDQPSPQQQQPDHAVEEVGDALEMLSTSAFTTPRVARDDGDKFALKGKRAGRGVVQSGLTHECGVFGAIATGEWPTQVDVAQVICLGLVALQHRGQESAGIVTSEGNCAKNFNVHKGMGMINNIFTDESMKKLKGNLGIGHTRYSTSAASEEVNCQPFVVHTAHGVLAVAHNGELVNCDSLRRDVLSRGVGLSTHSDSELITQALCLNPPDGEDNGPDWPARIKHLMQLAPLSYSLVIMLKDKIYGVRDPYGNRPLCIGKIVPLSIGSYRQEKVEKLAADGWVISSESCGFLSIGARYVREVLPGEIVELTRDGIKTIDVVECPENRRHAFCIFEYVYFARSDSIFEGQMVYSVRLQCGRQLAREAFVDADIVSSVPESGTAAAHGYARETGLHFAEVLCKNRYVGRTFIQPSTRLRQLGVAKKFGALSENVSGKRLILIDDSIVRGNTIGPIIKLLRDAGAVEVHIRIASPPLLYPCYMGINIPTREELIGNKLNPEELAKYVGADSLAYLSVEGLKKAVQLNMDKSSEDKAGHCTACLTGDYPGGLPEDLEW; this is encoded by the exons ATGGATCAACCGtcaccgcagcagcagcagccggacCATGCCGTGGAGGAGGTCGGTGATGCGCTGGAGATGCTCAGCACGTCAGCTTTTACGACGCCACGTGTCGCGCGGGATGACGGGGACAAGTTTGCGCTGAAGGGGAAACGGGCCGGACGGGGGGTGGTCCAGTCTGGGCTGACACACGAGTGCGGCGTGTTTGGGGCGATTGCAACGGGCGAATGGCCCACGCAGGTCGACGTCGCGCAGGTTATCTGCCTGGGGCTGGTGGCCTTGCAGCACCGGGGTCAAGAGTCGGCCGGAATCGTCACGAGCGAGGGAAATTGCGCAAAGAACTTTAACGTGCACAAGGGCATGGGTATGATCAACAACATCTTCACGGACGAATCGATGAAGAAGCTGAAGGGCAATCTGGGCATTGGTCACACGAGATACTCGACGTCGGCCGCCTCGGAGGAGGTCAACTGTCAGCCGTTTGTGGTGCACACGGCGCACGGAGTGCTGGCGGTGGCTCACAACGGTGAACTGGTCAACTGCGACAGCCTGCGGAGGGACGTGCTGTCCCGTGGAGTCGGTCTGTCCACCCACAGTGACTCGGAACTGATCACACAGGCGCTGTGCCTGAATCCTCCGGACGGCGAGGACAACGGACCGGACTGGCCCGCCCGTATTAAGCACCTCATGCAGCTCGCACCGCTTTCGTACTCACTGGTCATCATGCTCAAGGATAAGATCTACGGCGTACGGGACCCGTACGGAAATAGGCCGCTCTGTATTGGAAAAATCGTCCCGCTTAGCATCGGCTCGTACCGGCAAG AAAAGGTCGAAAAGCTGGCCGCCGACGGCTGGGTCATCTCCAGCGAGAGCTGCGGCTTCCTCTCGATCGGCGCCCGCTACGTGCGCGAGGTTCTCCCCGGCGAGATCGTCGAGCTGACCCGCGACGGCATCAAAACCATCGACGTCGTCGAGTGTCCCGAGAACCGGCGGCACGCGTTCTGCATCTTCGAGTACGTGTACTTTGCCCGGTCCGACTCCATCTTCGAGGGCCAGATGGTGTACTCGGTGCGGCTGCAGTGCGGCCGGCAGCTGGCGCGCGAGGCCTTCGTCGACGCGGACATTGTCAGCTCGGTGCCGGAGTCGGGAACGGCGGCTGCCCACGGCTACGCGCGAGAG ACCGGTCTCCACTTCGCTGAGGTGCTCTGCAAGAACCGTTACGTCGGCCGTACCTTCATCCAGCCCTCGACCCGGCTCCGCCAGCTGGGCGTGGCGAAGAAGTTTGGCGCCCTGTCGGAAAACGTGTCCGGCAAGCGGCTCATCCTGATCGACGATTCGATCGTGCGAGGAAACACGATCGGGCCGATCATCAAGCTGCTGCGCGATGCCGGTGCCGTTGAGGTGCACATCCGTATCGCCAGCCCGCCGCTTCTCTATCCGTGCTACATGGGCATCAACATTCCGACGCGGGAGGAACTCATCGGCAACAAGCTGAACCCGGAGGAGCTGGCCAAGTACGTGGGGGCGGACAGTTTGGCCTACCTGAGCGTGGAAGGGCTCAAGAAGGCCGTCCAGCTGAACATGGACAAGAGCAGCGAGGATAAGGCCGGGCATTGTACGGCCTGTCTGACCGGGGATTATCCTGGCGGACTGCCGGAAGATTTGGAATGGTGA